In the Balaenoptera acutorostrata chromosome 7, mBalAcu1.1, whole genome shotgun sequence genome, one interval contains:
- the LOC103000867 gene encoding LOW QUALITY PROTEIN: tumor susceptibility gene 101 protein-like (The sequence of the model RefSeq protein was modified relative to this genomic sequence to represent the inferred CDS: deleted 2 bases in 1 codon) encodes MEGRRARRTCHLERQLFWAPSCRVEQGVPRAMEEKVLEGREGRKRRAEASRGWEADAGDGRVLSADPPDSPSRHPVRLPGLQAFELAGSCRGYRAPRGHEAAAKAGSESQLKKMVSKFKYRDPTVRETVSVTALYKDLKPVLDSYVFNDGSSTELMNLTGTIPVPYRGIHINNPICLWLLDTYPYNPPICFVKPTSSMTIKTGKHVDANGKIYLPYLHEWKHSQSDSLGLIQVMIVVFGEEPPVFSRPTISASYPPYQATGPPNTSYVPGMPSGISAYPSGYPPNPSGYPGCPYPPGGQYPVTTRSQYPSQPPVTTVGPSRVGTISEDTIRASLISAVSDKLRWRMKEEMDRAQAELNVLKRAEEDLKKGHQKLEEMVTCLDQEVAEVDKNIELLRKKDEELSSTLEKMENRSKNNDTDEVIIPTAPLYKQILNLYAEENAIEDTIFYLGEALRRGVIDLDVFLKHVCLLSCKQFQLRTLMQEARKTAGLSDLY; translated from the exons ATGGAGGGACGCCGAGCCAGACGCACCTGCCATCTGGAGCGGCAGCTATTCTGGGCCCCAAGCTGCAGAGTGGAGCAGGGTGTCCCCAGAGCCATGGAAGAGAAGgtgctggaggggagggaggggaggaagcggCGGGCAGAGGCTTCGCGGGGCTGGGAAGCAGATGCAGGCGATGGAAGG GTGCTGAGCGCTGACCCCCCAGACTCGCCATCCCGACATCCCGTGCGGCTCCCAGGGCTGCAG GCATTCGAGTTAGCCGGGTCCTGCCGCGGCTACCGCGCTCCTCGTGG TCATGAGGCGGCCGCCAAGGCAGGGTCAGAGAGCCAGCTCAAGAAAATGGTGTCCAAGTTCAAATACAGAGACCCAACTGTACGTGAAACTGTCAGCGTTACCGCTTTATACAAAGATCTCAAACCTGTATTGGATTCGTATGTTTTTAATGATGGCAGTTCCACGGAGCTAATGAACCTCACTGGAACAATTCCTGTGCCTTATAGaggtatacatataaataatccAATATGCCTCTGGCTGCTGGACACATACCCATATAATCCCCCTATCTGTTTTGTTAAGCCTACTAGTTCAATGACTATTAAGACAGGAAAGCATGTGGATGCTAATGGGAAGATATATCTTCCTTATCTACATGAATGGAAACACTCACAGTCAGACTCGTTGGGGCTTATTCAAGTCATGATTGTAGTGTTTGGAGAAGAACCTCCAGTCTTTTCTCGTCCTACTATTTCAGCATCCTATCCACCATACCAGGCAACAGGGCCACCAAATACTTCCTACGTGCCAGGCATGCCAAGTGGAATTTCTGCATACCCATCCGGATACCCTCCCAACCCCAGTGGTTACCCAGGCTGTCCTTACCCACCTGGCGGCCAGTATCCTGTCACAACAAGGTCCCAGTACCCTTCCCAGCCTCCTGTGACCACTGTTGGTCCCAGTAGGGTTGGCACAATCAGCGAGGAC ACTATCCGAGCCTCTCTCATCTCAGCAGTCAGTGACAAACTGAGATGGCGGATGAAGGAAGAAATGGATCGTGCCCAGGCAGAGCTCAATGTCTTGAAACGAGCAGAAGAAGACCTGAAAAAAGgtcaccagaaactggaagagatGGTGACCTGTTTAGATCAAGAAGTAGCTGAGGTTGATAAAAACATAGAACTTTTGAGAAAGAAGGATGAAGAACTCAGTTCTACtctggagaaaatggaaaatcgATCTAAAAACAATGATACTGATGAAGTTATCATTCCCACAGCCCCACTATACAAACAGATTCTAAATCTGTATGCAGAGGAAAATGCTATTGAAGACACTATCTTTTACCTGGGAGAAGCCTTGAGGCGGGGAGTAATAGACCTGGACGTCTTCCTGAAGCATGTATGTCTTCTGTCCTGTAAACAGTTCCAGCTGAGGACATTAATGCAGGAAGCAAGAAAGACTGCCGGTCTCAGTGACCTCTACTGA